In Ciona intestinalis unplaced genomic scaffold, KH HT000161.2, whole genome shotgun sequence, one DNA window encodes the following:
- the LOC100185899 gene encoding epidermal retinol dehydrogenase 2, whose product MDFQDVGNLLWALLVSLYYCLEAIVMFFVPTGRKVVRGQTVLITGAGSGIGQRLSVEFAKLGCTIVGVDISIVGLGETKKKLEDLNMKVKYHCYKCDLSDREQIYDVADKVKSDVGDVDILINNAGIVTGKRLMDCPDKLMIKTMDVNAVAHFWTIKAFLPSMLEKNCGHIVTIASGAGVFGLPALLDYCASKFAAVGLSEALDLELWQQRKDGIHVTVVCPYYIDTGMFKGVSTPILPILKPEYAVNRMVDAILKNKRMLLLPGFSYVMYALKGFLPSKAMYVMGEACGINTSMDTFIGRKKE is encoded by the exons ATGGACTTTCAAGATGTGGGCAACTTACTTTGGGCATTATTGGTGTCTTTGTATTATTGTCTTGAAGCAATCGTGATGTTTTTTGTTCCCACCGGCCGAAAAGTTGTTCGTGGGCAAACTGTATTGATAACGGGGGCTGGGAGTGGAATCG GTCAAAGGTTATCGGTTGAGTTCGCAAAGTTGGGTTGCACGATTGTGGGCGTTGATATTTCAATCGTTGGTTTGGGTGAGACAAAGAAAAAGTTGGAGGATTTGAACATGAAAGTGAAATATCATTGCTACAAATGTGACCTGAGTGATAGGGAACAGATATATGATGTTGCAGATAAG GTAAAGTCCGATGTTGGCGACGTCGACATCCTGATCAACAATGCTGGTATTGTTACCGGGAAGAGGTTGATGGATTGTCCCGATAAACTTATGATCAAAACCATGGATGTTAATGCGGTGGCTCATTTCTGG ACAATCAAGGCGTTCCTTCCTTCAATGTTGGAGAAGAATTGTGGTCACATCGTAACAATCGCTAGTGGAGCTGGTGTGTTTGGGTTGCCTGCGTTGCTCGACTATTGTGCTAG TAAGTTTGCAGCAGTTGGATTGTCTGAAGCTTTGGATCTTGAGTTGTGGCAACAAAGAAAAGATGGAATTCACGTGACCGTGGTTTGCCCCTATTACATCGATACTGGAATGTTTAAAGGGGTTTCTACTCC AATTCTCCCGATATTGAAACCTGAATATGCTGTGAATCGAATGGTTGATGCGATATTGAAAAACAAACGAATGTTGTTGCTTCCAGGATTCTCATACGTCATGTATGCTTTAAAAGG TTTCCTTCCATCTAAAGCTATGTATGTGATGGGTGAAGCTTGTGGGATAAACACAAGCATGGATACATTTATTGGGAGGAAGAAAgagtga
- the zf(ring)-14 gene encoding zinc finger protein (The RefSeq protein has 15 substitutions compared to this genomic sequence), with translation MTSILIPIQLDLDLDPETQQSTEKPESIKEAIQEKLRETGVLHEEYVTFGLSKHYDKIKTLIECLHYVDGALVGQGNDYIASHDAALKEIFENALGVLKSFEKPPKLDQILVAVYGVSCMKYEDFKHWLKSIRGKQHIVSEALHTACFLLNPDYDGFSATFSRLPNSPWRDMMIKKRELMKQFLSYLLPLESKSPVKFYEFIRQLSIELGASDIEEKANKRLANQITTKEEQGKLHCLQQTMHYKDSDTENDGSIYDRPRDPPGQRSVYIPPGDAAMESYRLSTFMKYPQDTPVNPRHLAAAGFHYTGYKDRVKCFCCGLCVESWCVGDDVKSPRWHRSNCEFILGQDCGNQPIGGLFGNFMRPSGSTGAGGDLFRDFGRQGSQNISVQQTARPVPAGMIMKSGPNQSTPMQTARVVEPTRPASQYQRVELATIASPYHEQLVRSLDLRKESDRFKTYENWPAQNRTVYASDLARSGFFYLGNLDRVQCFSCGGVLRNWNYGDNITAEHRRHFPHCRMVQGTETRNVASAVPPPQPIPPRGPGIQEPPDPNETEMRDLMNMFRCQYPVSPYMRNEESRFETFDHRWPASNVRASPRQIAKAGFFFLGDRDRVKCWYCNGGLQNWDPDDEPWTEHAKWFPTCEFLLQRKGPDFVHRMVSLYPNLPRPILRGPFDVPPRVPGANQRAQSPPPPIIDHKAEVAKQQEQVNKFMLGDLVKSATEMGFETSVIRRVVTRRLTSGGNLYTSVADLVDDITANENEPNSDDDDETNASQPSQTTTVKTPGTNEMETGQTETATGGERTNESMETEISIPPDVTPSMEARIRELQEERKCKICLDKVADIVFVPCGHLCTCTECAEALRKCPICRSKIERGIKTYMS, from the exons ATGACATCAGTTTTGATTCCTATTCAATTGGATTTAGACTTGGATCCTGAGAACCAACCAAGCACAGAGAAGCCAGAAAGCATAAAAGAAGCAATTGTAAAGAAGTTACGTGGAACCGGCGTTCTACATGATGAATATGTGACGTTTGGGCTTTCAAAGCACTACGACAAAATTAAAACGTTGATTGAATGTTTGCATTATGTTGATGGTGCATTAGTGGGGCAGGGGGAGGATTATATAGCGTCCCATGATGCAGCGTtgaaagaaatatttgaagaCGCGCTGGGGGGGTTGAGAAGCTTTGAAAAGCCGCCAAAAGTGGATCAAATTTTGGTTGCAGTTTATGGTGTAAGTTGCATGAAGTATGAAGACTTCAAGCATTGGTTGAAAAGTATTCGAGGAAAACAACACATCGTATCGGAAGCTCTTCATACAGCGTGCTTCCTTCTTAACCCAGAGTATGACGGGTTTTCAGCTACATTTTCACGTCTCCCTAATTCTGCATGGAGAGACATGATGATCAAGAAAAGAGAATTGATGAAACAATTTCTCTCTTATTTGTTGCCAC TTGAATCAAAATCACCGGTAAAATTTTATGAATTCATTCGCCAACTTTCTATTGAGTTGGGTGCATCAGATATTGAagaaaaagcaaataaaagaTTGGCCAACCAAATCACTACAAAGGAAGAACAAGGAAAACTACATTGCTTGCAACAG ACAATGCATTACAAAGACTCAGATACTGAGAATGACGGCAGTATTTACGAcag ACCCCGGGACCCCCCCGGACAACGCAGCGTTTACATTCCACCGGGTGATGCTGCGATGGAATCTTACAGACTCAGCACTTTCATGAAATATCCACAAGATACTCCAGTAAACCCACGACATCTGGCAGCTGCTGGCTTCCATTATACTGGCTACAAGGACAGGGTCAAGTGCTTCtg ttGCGGACTTTGCGTTGAAAGCTGGTGTGTTGGTGATGATGTTAAGTCTCCGCGTTGGCACAGAAGTAATTGTGAGTTCATACTTGGACAAGATTGTGGAAATCAACCGattg GTGGTTTGTTCGGCAACTTTATGCGACCATCTGGTTCAACTGGGGCAGGAGGGGATTTATTCCGAGACTTTGGCAGG CAGGGCTCACAAAATATCTCGGTGCAACAAACGGCGCGCCCTGTGCCTGCTGGTATGATAATGAAGAGTGGGCCAA ACCAAAGTACGCCGATGCAAACAGCACGTGTTGTGGAACCAACAAGACCAGCGTCGCAATACCAG AGAGTTGAGCTTGCCACCATAGCTTCTCCATATCATGAACAACTTGTTAGAAGTCTTGATTTACGCAAAGAATCCGACAGATT taaaacgTATGAGAACTGGCCTGCACAGAATCGAACAGTGTACGCAAGTGATTTGGCTCGTTCAGGCTTTTTTTACCTCGGTAATTTGGATCGAGTCCAGTGTTTCTCATGTGGAGGAGTGTTGCGCAACTGGAATTATGGGGATAATATTACAGCTGAACACAGGAGACACTTCCCTCATTGCAG GATGGTGCAAGGAACAGAAACAAGGAACGTAGCATCAGCTGTTCCCCCCCCACAACCCATCCCTCCTCGTGGACCAGGAATCCAAGAACCTCCGGATCCCAATGAGACTGAAATG CGGGACTTGATGAATATGTTCCGATGCCAATACCCTGTAAGTCCTTACATGAGAAACGAGGAAAGCAGGTTTGAAACTTTTGATCATCGTTGGCCAGCAAGTAATGTTCGTGCATCACCAAGACAAATAGCAAAAGCTGGATTCTTTTTCCTTG GTGACCGAGATCGTGTAAAGTGCTGGTATTGTAACGGAGGTTTACAGAACTGGGATCCAGATGATGAACCATGGACTGAACACGCAAAGTGGTTTCCAAC ATGCGAATTCTTGTTGCAACGAAAAGGACCAGACTTTGTTCACCGAATGGTTTCTCTttatcccaacttaccccgcCCAATACTTCGGGGTCCGTTTGACGTTCCCCCACGTGTGCCGGGGGCAAACCAGCGCGCCCCATCACCCCCACCCCCGATTATTGACCACAAG GCTGAGGTAGCAAAACAACAGGAACAAGTCAACAAATTCATGCTTGGTGATTTAGTGAAGTCAGCCACTGAGATGGGATTTGAAACTTCTGTTATACGACGTGTAGTGACAAG GCGACTTACTTCGGGAGGAAACTTGTACACGTCAGTTGCTGATTtggttgatgacatcacagctAATGAGAATGAGCCGAACAGTGACGATGATGATGAAACAAACGCTTCTCAACCATCACAAACAACCACTGTTAAAACACCAG GAACAAACGAAATGGAGACCGGTCAAACAGAAACAGCAACTGGAGGag AAAGGACCAATGAATCAATGGAGACAGAGATAAGCATTCCACCAG ATGTAACTCCCTCAATGGAGGCAAGGATAAGAGAATTACAAGaagaaagaaaatgcaaaatatgttTGGATAAAGTTGCCGACATCGTGTTTGTGCCGTGTGGTCATCTGTGCACTTGTACAGAGTGCGCTGAAGCGTTACGCAAATGTCCGATTTGTCGTAGCAAGATTGAGAGAGgaattaaaacttacatgTCTTAA